A single window of Penaeus chinensis breed Huanghai No. 1 chromosome 9, ASM1920278v2, whole genome shotgun sequence DNA harbors:
- the LOC125028738 gene encoding thyroxine 5-deiodinase-like, which yields MPPQDHSYGSIFGNCAMTIFHLIAPGKFFQMFLKDTGLQQDKKYLDCVQNSVGDITFFWQRLKAMWFGNMQEANLTVEVGSPAPNPALVRLSDGVECHLLDMAKVGRPLVINFGSCT from the exons ATGCCCCCTCAGGACCACA GTTATG GTTCAATATTTGGAAACTGTGCCATGACGATTTTTCATCTGATTGCGCCTGGAAAGTTTTTCCAAATGTTTCTAAAAGATACCGGGTTACAACAAGACAAGAAATACCTCGACTGTGTTCAGAACTCCGTCGGGGACATAACGTTCTTCTGGCAGAGACTCAAAGCGATGTGGTTCGG CAACATGCAGGAGGCCAATCTGACGGTAGAGGTGGGAAGCCCCGCCCCAAACCCGGCCCTCGTCAGGTTGAGTGACGGCGTAGAGTGTCACCTGCTGGACATGGCCAAGGTGGGCCGGCCGCTCGTCATCAACTTCGGCAGCTGCACATGA